The sequence TGTTAGTCAGTTTGGCTGGGTTTTATGCGCTGTTGTATCTGATGGGCTAATAGTAGGTAATAAATCAGCTTAGCTTGAGATAATTTATATAAGTATTAATCTTAGACCCTCTTAAATGGATGTTTTGCAGTAAGGCGAAGAGTAATGGCGTTATTTTTCCCAGCACGCAGTGCTTGTGTGTTTGATACAAATGGTGAACGACGTTTTGCTGAGCGTTTAGATAAAAAGCTCGGGAATGATTACTTGTGCTGGTTTAATGTGCCAATTGGCCCTAAAGCCTTGCAGCCTGATTTTATGATTTTGCACCCCAGTCGTGGCCTTTTGATTTTAGAAGTTAAAGACTGGCATATCGGCACCATCGACTCGCTGGATAAGGGCCAGGTAACGCTTAAGGTAAATGGCGAGCTGGTCATCGATAGAAACCCACTTACTCAAGCGCGAGTGTATGCACTGGAGGCGGCAGTCTTACTGCAGAAAGATCCGCTGCTTCAACAAACATCCGACAAATATAAAGGCAGTTTAATCATGCCTTATGGCTTTGGTGTGGTGCTCAGTAATATCACCCGTAAGATGTTTGATGAGCAGCAGCTAGGCAGGTCAATTGATGCGGGGCGGGTGATTTGTCAAGATGAGATGCTTGAATCTACCTCGCCTGAGATGTTTCAACAGCGCTTATGGAATATGTTTCATCAAGTATTTCCTTGCCAGTTGTGTCCAAAGCAGGTTGACCGAGTGCGTTACCATTTGCATCCAGAGGTGCGTATCAATACAGAGAGCGGTCAATTCGGATTGCTGACTGAAGAGCAAGCTCCGGTCCCGTCTTTACTGAAAGTAATGGATTTACAGCAAGAGCAACTGGCGCGATCTTTGGGAAGCGGTCATCGAGTGATTCATGGCGTTGCTGGTAGCGGTAAAACTATGATTCTAGCTTATCGCAGCCAGTATTTAGCATCGCTAGTAAATAAGCCGATTTTAGTGCTTTGTTATAACAAGTCGCTGGCTAGTCGTTTGCAGCAAATTATTCAGCAAAACCATGCGAACGCTAATATTGAGGTGCAACATTTTCATGGCTGGTGCTCACAGTTATTGAAACGTCATCAAGTGAAAGTAGCTGAGGGCCAAGGCCAGTATTTCCACCGACAGGTCACGAGTACCATAGCTGCTGTGCAAAAC comes from Pseudomonas sp. C27(2019) and encodes:
- a CDS encoding 3'-5' exonuclease, encoding MALFFPARSACVFDTNGERRFAERLDKKLGNDYLCWFNVPIGPKALQPDFMILHPSRGLLILEVKDWHIGTIDSLDKGQVTLKVNGELVIDRNPLTQARVYALEAAVLLQKDPLLQQTSDKYKGSLIMPYGFGVVLSNITRKMFDEQQLGRSIDAGRVICQDEMLESTSPEMFQQRLWNMFHQVFPCQLCPKQVDRVRYHLHPEVRINTESGQFGLLTEEQAPVPSLLKVMDLQQEQLARSLGSGHRVIHGVAGSGKTMILAYRSQYLASLVNKPILVLCYNKSLASRLQQIIQQNHANANIEVQHFHGWCSQLLKRHQVKVAEGQGQYFHRQVTSTIAAVQNGNIDSHQYAAILIDEAHDFEADWFKVVVPLLDPESGSLLVLYDDAQSIYKNKKTLGFTFSSVGIQARGRTTVLRTNYRNTLEILQVAKYFAHSIFTETDEQQEDLIPTLSPDSAGRRGDMPELHRFANADDELRYIAERINQLIKQGLSPDNIAVLYRYEHQAQSVEKALAEDDIAFVSTRNEKDKLHLYGDESRVKIVSMYSSKGLEFDVVFIAHLNQMPKKNADLQAEARLLYVAMTRAIETLVFTYHESSEFTEQVQQAIAQAERN